One Candidatus Regiella endosymbiont of Tuberolachnus salignus genomic window, GGAACTCTTTTGATAATCAATACGGGATAATGAACCATTACGTAGTCGCAGACGTCGGCGAGAGTATGCAGGTAAACCAAGAAGAGTACTGATTAAGCAGCTTAGTGCAATACCATGACTTACTAGTAATGGTTTGCTGTCATCCGGTAGAGCAAGGCAACTTTCCAGAGCAGCGTGCATACGGGTCGCCAGTGCTGCCATGGATTCTCCTTCGGGGATGCTAGCATCTACGCTCCCCTCCACTATGCTTCTACGCCATCTCTCTTCTTCTTCGGTCAAGCTTTTAATTTCTCGCCCTTCTAATACGCCCATATCCAGTTCTTGCAAACGCGAATCTGTGGTTATCTGGAGACCACCGCAGGCCGCCGCAATAATTTCTGCGGTTTGCTTCGCACGGTTCAAATCGCTGCTAATAATATGAGTAATTTTTTCGATTTTAACGCGGTTAGCGACTAACTTTGCTTGTCTTTCCCCTTCAAGCGTCAGGGGGCTATCAGATTGCCCCTGAATGCGCTGTGCAACGTTCCATTGTGTTTCACCGTGGCGAACAAGATAGACCTGTAACATGTTTTTTCCCATTGCGTTAAGTTAGCTCCAGCATGTTCAATTTATTATGTATCATTTTTTCGGCTTCAACCAGGTAGAAACTTGTATGCCATGCTCATAGCCCTTGACTTCGTTGGTGACTGTTTCAAAATAGCGGCTAATGGAACGAGGAGAGCTGAAAAATTGAATAAAATGGCGATCGATGACACGGTAAGAGAACTGCACAGCATTGGAGATATGTTGCGTTGGGCAGTGAGCCGATTTAATAGCGCCGATCTTTATTATGGCCACGGCGCTGATAATCCCTGGGATGAAGCACTACAACTGATTTTGGCTACTTTATATTTACCAATAGAAATGCCGACAGAGATCCGCTCTTCCCGTTTAACATTAAGTGAACGACGGCTAATTATCGAGCGGATAAACCGGCGGGTCGATGAACGTATCCCTGTGGCCTATTTGACTCATCAAGCGTGGTTTTGCGAGAGGGAGTATTATGTTGATGAACGGGTTTTAGTACCACGTTCACCCATTGGTGAATTAATCAACAAAAAGTTTGCTACTTTATTACCGCGCACACCTAAACATATTTTGGATCTCTGTACTGGCAGTGGCTGTATCGCTATTGCTTGTGCCCATGCCTTTGCACAAGCAGACATCGATGCGGTCGATATTTCAGAGGAGGTTTTAGCAGTAACCGAATACAATATTCAGCAGCACGCTGTCGAGCAGCAAGTGACTCCGATCCTTTCTGATTTATTTCACGCCTTGCCGCCGATTCAATATGATCTTATTGTCACCAATCCGCCTTATGTCGATACTGAAGATATGGCAAATTTGCCGCCAGAATTTTGTTTTGAACCTAAATTGGGCTTAGCGGCAGGGGAGGATGGTCTGGAATTAGTGCTTCGGATCTTGGCTTGGGCTCCCGATTTTTTACAAGATGATGGGGTGTTAATTTGTGAAGTGGGTAATAGTATGATGCATTTAATCAGACAATATCCGGATGTAGCGTTCACCTGGTTAACTTTTGAACATGGCGGTGACGGTGTCTTCATGCTCACTAAACAACAATTGCAGCAATATCATCATTATTTCAGTTGCTATACTCAATGAATTTCGAGTTACGGCAAGGCGACCAGGGGGTGAGACCGATGAGCGTAGATATACTACGTAATTCGGGTGAACACCCGCAGCCAACGCCGCCGTGGCTTGAAAGGCGAAGGGTATATCGTGATAAATAAGGCACTCTGATGGCAGGCAACAGCATTGGGCAACTCTTTCGTGTTACGACCTTTGGCGAGTCTCATGGCACCGCCTTAGGAGGGATTGTTGACGGTGTTCCCCCGGGTCTTACCCTAACCGAAGAGATTTTACAACGGGAACTTGACCGTCGTCGGCCTGGCGGCTCTTGTTACACTTCTCCCCGACGTGAGTTGGATCAAATTCGTATTTTGTCTGGGGTGTTTGAAGGGAAAACAACGGGAACCAGTATTGGATTAATGATTGAAAATACCGATCAACGTCCACAGGATTACAACTCTATTAAAAATATTTTTCGCCCTGGGCATGCTGATTTTACCTATCAGAAAAAATACGGCACTCGTGATTATCGAGGGGGAGGCCGCTCCTCTGCTCGTGAAACCGCCATGCGTGTTGCCGCCGGTGCCATTGCTAAACATTATTTATCTCAAAAATTTGGGGTAAAAGTACGAGGCTACTTAGCGCAAATGGGCACCCTTTACTGTGAATTAAAAGATTGGGATTTTGTCGAACAAAATCCCTTTTTTTGTCCAGACGAAAGCAAAATAGCTGAACTCGATACGTTGATACGAACCCTGAAAAAAGAGGGGGATTCTATTGGCGCTAAAGTGACCATCATTGCTGACAATGTGCCTGTTGGTTTAGGTGAACCTGTTTTTGATCGCCTCGATGCGGATTTAGCGCATGCATTGATGAGTATTAATGCAGTAAAGGGTGTTGAGATAGGAGCCGGTTTTGCGGTGGTTAGCAAAAAAGGCAGTGAAAATCGTGATGAAATAATGCCCCAAGGTTTCACCAGTAATCATGCCGGGGGGATCTTAGGCGGTATTAGTACTGGGCAAGCACTGGTGAGCCACATCGCGTTAAAACCGACTTCAAGTATTAGGATCCCTGGGCGCACAATTAATCATCAGGGTGAGGCAGCCACTATTATTACCGGTGGGCGCCACGACCCCTGTGTTGGCATTCGCGCCGTTCCTATCGCTGAGGCGATGGTAGCCACTGTGTTAATGGATCATGTATTACGTCAAAGAGCACAATGTGGAGAGCCATGGTGATCCATCATTATCAACAATTAATCACTATTTTTAATCAATGCTTTGCCAATAGTGACAATACCAGATTATTAAAGGGAGATGACGAACCGATATATCTACCGGCCGATGAAACAACACCCTATCATCGGGTGATTTTTGCGCATGGTTTTTATGCGAGTGCTCTGCATGAAGTGGCTCATTGGTGTATTGCTGGAGAAAAACGTCGACAATTAGTTGATTATGGTTATTGGTATTGTCCAGATGGACGTGATCTTCAAACCCAACATCAATTTGAAAATGTGGAGATAAAACCTCAAGCGCTAGAATGGTTATTTTGTGTGGCGTCGGATTTTCCTTTTAACGTGAGTTGTGACAATCTGCAAGGAGACTGTGAGCCGGATCGGCTCGCTTTCCAACATCGTGTTCGTCAACAGGTATTGTCATATTTACAATATGGGATTGCTCCTCGTGCTCAGTACTTTATCCGCGCGTTGCAACTGTTTTATCAAACACCGCCGCTGGCCGCAATACATTTTAAGGAAGAGAGATATGCTCGAAAAATTTGAAACGCGAATTTTAGCTCAAATCGATGATATGGTGGAATATGCTGACACTGATAATTTATTTGCCAGTGGTTACTTATGTGGCCATGTTACGCTTGCGGTTGCGCAAGCAAAAGAGCATGGTGAACATTCTGTTGAACAGCTGCATATTCGGGTAAAACGTAGTTTAGAAAAAGCAGTGAAGGCCGGTGAGTTATCGCCTCCGGATCAAAGATTGGTATTTAATATGTGGCATTACTTGTTACACCAAGCTCAACATGAAGAGCGTTAGAGCCTGTTCGAAATTTTTTCATCAATTGAGCGTCGCTCAAGAAGATTTCGAATAGGTGCTTAAATCTGTTACGAAGGGGCGCTATTCACTCCCTTTTTAACCGTACTATTTTTGTGTGGTCAAACAGGCCAAAGTTGTTGTACTAACAGCTGCAATTTTCTTCTGCCCTTAAATTCATTAATATCTAATTTATAAGCCAGATTTGCTGCTACAGTGGCGCTATTCGGCCATAATTTAGTATCAATATTGAACGCAATGCCATCGAGTAGAGGCCCCCCTAACACCGATTGCAATATTAATTTTAGATGCTGTTCACCGACCAATCGTTGTTGCAAAATACGAAATTGACCATCAAAAATCGGCTCAGGAAAAGCTTGACCCCAAGGGCCGGCTTCACGCAATAACTCCGCGGTTTCTTGTGACAATTCGTCGATAGAAAGTTCACCATCAGACCAAATGACCCCTTCAAGCTGGGATGCATCCAAGCATCCGGCAACCAAATCTGCAAAGCGCTGACGGAATTCTTCAAATTTATTTTCTGCCAGCATTAATCCTGCCGCCATCGCATGGCCGCCAAATTTTGATATCAACCCAGGGTTTTGTGTATTCAGCTGCTCTAATACATCACGCAAATGTAAACCCATGATCGATCGGCCAGAGCCTTTTAACATCCCATCGCCGGCAGGCGCGAAAGCGATAACGGGGCGATGAAAGCGTTCTTTAATACGGGATGCTAAAATGCCAACGACACCTTGATGCCATTTTTTATGATACATAGCAATACCATAAGGCAGTATGTGATTTGGGTCTTCTAAGGCATTACACAATGCTAATGCTTCTAGTTGCATCCCTTGTTCGATTTCACGCCTTTCCTGATTGAGAGTATTTAGCTCTTCCGCTAATATCCGAGCTGCGAGGGGATCGTCGCTCAATAACAACTCAACGCCAATCGACATATCATCTAAGCGCCCTGCCGCATTGAGTCGTGGACCAAGAAAAAAACCTAAATCACTAGCGACTAAATTTTTGGCATCTCGCTTAGCAACATCCAATAAAGCTTGGATGCCAGGCCGACATCTTTTGGCGCGGATACGGCTCAAACCTTGATGTACTAAAATACGATTATTACTGTCCAATGGAACCACATCCGCCACCGTGCCTAAAGCCACTAAATCGAGTAATTCAGCTAAATTAGGTATCGGTAGTGTTTTTACTGCAAACCACCCTTCATTTTTGAGTCGAGCACGTAATGCCAACATCAAATAAAATGTCACCCCTACCCCAGCAAGAGACTTAGAAGGAAAGCAACAATGTTTTAAATTGGGATTGATGATAGCGTCGGCGTTGGGTAAAGTTTCTCCTGGCAGATGGTGATCCGTCACTAGAACGCGTATTCCCTTTTGATGCGCTAATTCGACACCGGCATGAGAAGAAATGCCATTATCTACCGTAACAATCAATGCTGCATTTTGGCGGGCTACGCGCTCGACTATCATGGGGCTCAGTCCGTAACCTTCTTCAAAACGGTTAGGCACCAAGTATTTCACATCCTTTGCCCCCATACTGCGCAGTGCCAACACCGCCAACGCAGTACTGGTTGCACCATCAGCATCAAAATCTCCAACGATAACGATACACTGACCTGTCTCCATCGTCTGTTGTAATAGATCGACCGCGGTATCAATTCCCGCCAATTGCTGCCATAACAGCAAACCTTTGACTCCCCGTTCTAACTCTTGTGTTTCTTTGACACCACGCGAGACATATAAACGACGCAATAATGAATGAAGTCGAGGAAGATGCGCTTCAAGTTGCACATCACGACGGCGTAGTTGAGTTTTCATTATCATTAGTTTTCACCGTCATTTTTTGCGAACTTGTATTATCCTGAACATGTTCAGTATTCATTGAAACAGTCTCATCATATTAACATGCTAAAAGGTATTTTCAATTGAGTCGGCCTACACTGTGTTAAAATGCAGCGACTAACAGCGAAAGCTCTTCGACATAGCTACGACAGCAATGAATACCACAGGAAATGCAGGGTTTTAAGCCTGTGGAGAGACTAGATCGCTCTATGAAACAGGAAGCCACTGAGGCAAGTCAGATCTCAATCTGAGTGTTGTAGGCATCCCTGTTATTTATCATGGGGAGGGTGTCAAAATCACGCAGGACATGAGGCTCGATTTCTTTAGCTAAAAAAAATTTCGAACAGGCTCAAATAAATACGACTAACAGAAGATCAGAAAATAACATCCATCAAATGGCCACGCTCGACGAAGCGAATTAAAATGATGTTACTACACGATTTTAATTTATTCATCCGCGAGCGGTGATCACAGGACAGTAAAATTATTGCCTAAATAATGCTTCAATGCATAAACCCTGGGTTTGTAGAATTTCACGTAGACGGCGTAGCCCTTCAACTTGTATTTGGCGAACACGTTCACGGGTTAATCCGATTTCTTTGCCAACATTTTCAAGCGTTGCCGCTTCATATCCCAACAAACCAAAACGACGAGCCAATACTTCTCGTTGTTTTGCATTAAGTTCAAATAACCATTTAACGATACTGTGCTTCATGTCATCATTTTGCGTCGTATCTTCTGGTCCATTTTCACTATCGTCGGAAAGGATATCTAATAACGCCTTTTCTGAATCTCCCCCTAATGGAGAGTCAACTGAAGTGATACGTTCATTAAGACGTAGCATACGGCTCACATCATCCACCGGTCTATCGAGTTGCTCAGCAATTTCTTCAGCACTCGGTTCATGATCCAATTTATGAGCAAGTTCACGAGCAGTACGCAAATAAACATTTAATTCTTTTACAATATGGATGGGTAAGCGAATCGTTCGGGTTTGGTTCATAATTGCCCGCTCAATCGTTTGACGTATCCACCAGGTGGCGTAGGTCGAAAAACGAAAGCCACGTTCAGGATCAAATTTTTCTACTGCACGAATCAGACCAAGATTCCCTTCTTCAATTAAATCAAGCAACGCTAAACCACGATTACCGTAACGTCGCGCAATTTTGACTACCAGCCGTAAATTACTTTCTATCATTCGTCGCCGTGATTGTTGATCACCACACAATGCACGCCTTGCAAAATAAACTTCTTCTTCCGCAGTCAACAACGGCGAATAGCCAATTTCACCAAGATAGAGTTGGGTTGCATCCAACACACGTTGAGTAACATTTTGTAGCAGCAGATCATCTTCTTCCAATTCATCTTCAAGAATTTCATCTTCCATTGATGATTTTTCATCAAACATTCCGAGAGCCGAATTTTCTTCATCAAAATCAGGCTCCTCATGTAACTCGTTAACTTTCAGCGTATTTTTACTCATATGCTGCTCCTAGCAGTGACACCGAGAACAGAATTTCAACACATTCTGTCCAATTTATCGCTGCGGGAGATAACGCAGCGGGTTGACGGATTTCCCTTGATAACGAATTTCAAAATGCAATCTAACTGAATGGGTTCCCGTATTACCCATGGTTGCTATTTCTTGCCCTGCTACGACTTCTTGTTTTTCTTTGACCAATATTGCATCGTTGTGAGCATAAGCACTGAGATAATCATCACTGTGTTTAATGATGATCAAATTACCGTAACCACGTAGCGCGTTGCCAGAATAGACGACCCTGCCCTTAGCCGCCGCAAATATAGACTGGTTGCGCTTACCTGCGATTTCTATTCCTTTATTACCGTTTGGATCGTAGTTGCCGATGATTTTTCCGTCGGCTGGCCATTTCCATTCGACCATAGCTTTGTGATTACTAGCCTCTTCTTTAGGAGAGTTTGGTGTGCTAATAGCTGATTTAGCAACAAAAACGGAACTTTTTGGTAACATTGTACCAACATTTTGTTTACTTGGATTTGCAGAGTACCTGTTAGTTGATTCAAAATCAATTGTTGTGGCTGGTATTTTATTCGAGAGAGGAGATGAGGTTTTTGGCTCGGATCCATTGCCTAATTTAATGGATTGCCCAACGTTGAGGTGATAAGGTTCAGCAATATTATTCTTACTGGCTAAATCACGGTAATCATTTCCCGTTATCCAGGCAACATAAAACAAAGTATCACCATGATTCACGGTATAAGTATCACCGTTGTAGCTTCCTTTAGGGATAGTATCGTAACTACGATTATAGATGATAGGGCTCTTAACTGGAGTCTTATCAATGACGGATTTATTAATGACACCCTGGGGTGTTTTTTTTCTCTCAGCTGATTTTTGTATCACATTTTTATTACTGGCCGCCCTAATCGGAGCAGGGGTGGTGACGTTATTACTGCAACCAACCAACCATAAAGCCACCACTGTACATGCCACAACTCGGCATAAAATAATCATAGGGCTTTCCGTGCTCATATTTTCTCCTCATTATCACGGCAGAGTGCTTGTAATAGAGCGATCATGTCATCTTTTTTAGCCTTGTTAAACAAGATTTAAAATAAGCGCTAAGAGCCTGTTCGCAATCTCTTGTGCTCGCTGATATTTTAGACTTCCGGCATAATCTACTGTGTGACACGAGTTCTACGTTACGCGGTGCCCAAAATGCTCAATTTCGAATAGGCTCTAAGACTCAATTATTTTTATAAATATCTTTATAAAGACGACTTTCAAAGCGAAGCAAGGGTACCCGCCGATTACGTTGTGCTTCAGGAGGTACAGCATACCCCGACAAAAACTGTACAAAGGCCATACGTTGTCCACTGGCGGTGGTGATAAAACCCGCTAAATTATAAACACCTTGTAACGCGCCTGTTTTAGCTGAAACTTTGCCAGTAACCCCTGCTTCGTGCAGGCTGCCTCGATAGAGCAAAGTCCCATCATGACCTGATAAAGGTAACATTGAAATAATGTTCAGTTTCTTATCATTCTGAGCAATATATTGTAATACTTGCATCATAGTGGTAGGGGAAAGCAAATTGTGACGCGATAAGCCTGATCCATCCACCACAATACTATTACCCAAATCAATACGCGCTTTTTCTCTTAATACCTGCCGAACTGCATTGGCACCCGCTCTCCAGGTTCCAGGTACACCAAAACGTTGATGACCTATAGTGCGAAAAATACTGTCGGCGATTAAATTATCTGATTTCTTCAACATGGCTTTTAGCAATTGGGGCAAATGCGCTGACTGAACTTGTGCCAATATGTTATTTGTTGGCTTACTCTTATTTAAAAAAGTTGTTGCAGCGATAGTTTGCTGCCGTAAATGACCATCAAGTTGAATACCGGCTTTTTTTAATTCATTTTTGATAATTGCACCGGCATAACTGGCGCCATTTTGTATGGCTATAGCAAGACGTATGGGATCCTCTCGCCGTGTCAAACAGCCTCGGAGGGTAAACTGGTTTAATTCACCCGGAACGATGTCTAGTTCACAATATTGTGCCTCCACTGATCCTTTAGCCAAAGTGCGAACTTCACTAGACACTTGTACAGGATAAGAATAAGGCTCAACAAATGCTGTATTACCGGGATCTTGTGCACTCTGGAGAGAAACAGAAAAACAGTTACGATCAACAATAGCAGCAGCAGGTGGGGTGCTAAAACATTGAACCGTGTCGTTCCAAGACCAACCTGGCGCCATGTCATGACTAGAAAAAACAGAGGTATCGACTATAAAATTGCCGGTGATCCGCCGGATACCTGTCTTTTTAAGTGTGGTGATCATATCGCGTAATTGCTGACGAGTTAACGTCGGATCACCACTAAAACGGATAATCA contains:
- the gpmB gene encoding 2,3-diphosphoglycerate-dependent phosphoglycerate mutase GpmB, encoding MLQVYLVRHGETQWNVAQRIQGQSDSPLTLEGERQAKLVANRVKIEKITHIISSDLNRAKQTAEIIAAACGGLQITTDSRLQELDMGVLEGREIKSLTEEEERWRRSIVEGSVDASIPEGESMAALATRMHAALESCLALPDDSKPLLVSHGIALSCLISTLLGLPAYSRRRLRLRNGSLSRIDYQKSSWLAEGWIIESTGDTSYLTDYRTSTK
- the prmB gene encoding 50S ribosomal protein L3 N(5)-glutamine methyltransferase; the encoded protein is MNKMAIDDTVRELHSIGDMLRWAVSRFNSADLYYGHGADNPWDEALQLILATLYLPIEMPTEIRSSRLTLSERRLIIERINRRVDERIPVAYLTHQAWFCEREYYVDERVLVPRSPIGELINKKFATLLPRTPKHILDLCTGSGCIAIACAHAFAQADIDAVDISEEVLAVTEYNIQQHAVEQQVTPILSDLFHALPPIQYDLIVTNPPYVDTEDMANLPPEFCFEPKLGLAAGEDGLELVLRILAWAPDFLQDDGVLICEVGNSMMHLIRQYPDVAFTWLTFEHGGDGVFMLTKQQLQQYHHYFSCYTQ
- the aroC gene encoding chorismate synthase, coding for MAGNSIGQLFRVTTFGESHGTALGGIVDGVPPGLTLTEEILQRELDRRRPGGSCYTSPRRELDQIRILSGVFEGKTTGTSIGLMIENTDQRPQDYNSIKNIFRPGHADFTYQKKYGTRDYRGGGRSSARETAMRVAAGAIAKHYLSQKFGVKVRGYLAQMGTLYCELKDWDFVEQNPFFCPDESKIAELDTLIRTLKKEGDSIGAKVTIIADNVPVGLGEPVFDRLDADLAHALMSINAVKGVEIGAGFAVVSKKGSENRDEIMPQGFTSNHAGGILGGISTGQALVSHIALKPTSSIRIPGRTINHQGEAATIITGGRHDPCVGIRAVPIAEAMVATVLMDHVLRQRAQCGEPW
- a CDS encoding elongation factor P hydroxylase, whose protein sequence is MVIHHYQQLITIFNQCFANSDNTRLLKGDDEPIYLPADETTPYHRVIFAHGFYASALHEVAHWCIAGEKRRQLVDYGYWYCPDGRDLQTQHQFENVEIKPQALEWLFCVASDFPFNVSCDNLQGDCEPDRLAFQHRVRQQVLSYLQYGIAPRAQYFIRALQLFYQTPPLAAIHFKEERYARKI
- a CDS encoding YfcL family protein; amino-acid sequence: MLEKFETRILAQIDDMVEYADTDNLFASGYLCGHVTLAVAQAKEHGEHSVEQLHIRVKRSLEKAVKAGELSPPDQRLVFNMWHYLLHQAQHEER
- the recJ gene encoding single-stranded-DNA-specific exonuclease RecJ → MIMKTQLRRRDVQLEAHLPRLHSLLRRLYVSRGVKETQELERGVKGLLLWQQLAGIDTAVDLLQQTMETGQCIVIVGDFDADGATSTALAVLALRSMGAKDVKYLVPNRFEEGYGLSPMIVERVARQNAALIVTVDNGISSHAGVELAHQKGIRVLVTDHHLPGETLPNADAIINPNLKHCCFPSKSLAGVGVTFYLMLALRARLKNEGWFAVKTLPIPNLAELLDLVALGTVADVVPLDSNNRILVHQGLSRIRAKRCRPGIQALLDVAKRDAKNLVASDLGFFLGPRLNAAGRLDDMSIGVELLLSDDPLAARILAEELNTLNQERREIEQGMQLEALALCNALEDPNHILPYGIAMYHKKWHQGVVGILASRIKERFHRPVIAFAPAGDGMLKGSGRSIMGLHLRDVLEQLNTQNPGLISKFGGHAMAAGLMLAENKFEEFRQRFADLVAGCLDASQLEGVIWSDGELSIDELSQETAELLREAGPWGQAFPEPIFDGQFRILQQRLVGEQHLKLILQSVLGGPLLDGIAFNIDTKLWPNSATVAANLAYKLDINEFKGRRKLQLLVQQLWPV
- the rpoS gene encoding RNA polymerase sigma factor RpoS, translated to MSKNTLKVNELHEEPDFDEENSALGMFDEKSSMEDEILEDELEEDDLLLQNVTQRVLDATQLYLGEIGYSPLLTAEEEVYFARRALCGDQQSRRRMIESNLRLVVKIARRYGNRGLALLDLIEEGNLGLIRAVEKFDPERGFRFSTYATWWIRQTIERAIMNQTRTIRLPIHIVKELNVYLRTARELAHKLDHEPSAEEIAEQLDRPVDDVSRMLRLNERITSVDSPLGGDSEKALLDILSDDSENGPEDTTQNDDMKHSIVKWLFELNAKQREVLARRFGLLGYEAATLENVGKEIGLTRERVRQIQVEGLRRLREILQTQGLCIEALFRQ
- the nlpD gene encoding murein hydrolase activator NlpD; this encodes MSTESPMIILCRVVACTVVALWLVGCSNNVTTPAPIRAASNKNVIQKSAERKKTPQGVINKSVIDKTPVKSPIIYNRSYDTIPKGSYNGDTYTVNHGDTLFYVAWITGNDYRDLASKNNIAEPYHLNVGQSIKLGNGSEPKTSSPLSNKIPATTIDFESTNRYSANPSKQNVGTMLPKSSVFVAKSAISTPNSPKEEASNHKAMVEWKWPADGKIIGNYDPNGNKGIEIAGKRNQSIFAAAKGRVVYSGNALRGYGNLIIIKHSDDYLSAYAHNDAILVKEKQEVVAGQEIATMGNTGTHSVRLHFEIRYQGKSVNPLRYLPQR
- the dacB gene encoding serine-type D-Ala-D-Ala carboxypeptidase, with protein sequence MKITYLSQIVNRLAYTVTIVMLCCNMRVHAEPIESYIPSLPDGANLALIVQKIGSKTPLINYHADRMALPASTQKVLTALAALLQLGADFRFTTTLESPAIVTNGALSGDLIIRFSGDPTLTRQQLRDMITTLKKTGIRRITGNFIVDTSVFSSHDMAPGWSWNDTVQCFSTPPAAAIVDRNCFSVSLQSAQDPGNTAFVEPYSYPVQVSSEVRTLAKGSVEAQYCELDIVPGELNQFTLRGCLTRREDPIRLAIAIQNGASYAGAIIKNELKKAGIQLDGHLRQQTIAATTFLNKSKPTNNILAQVQSAHLPQLLKAMLKKSDNLIADSIFRTIGHQRFGVPGTWRAGANAVRQVLREKARIDLGNSIVVDGSGLSRHNLLSPTTMMQVLQYIAQNDKKLNIISMLPLSGHDGTLLYRGSLHEAGVTGKVSAKTGALQGVYNLAGFITTASGQRMAFVQFLSGYAVPPEAQRNRRVPLLRFESRLYKDIYKNN